Below is a genomic region from Prolixibacteraceae bacterium.
AATAGCTGGTGACGATACTATTTTACTTGTCATTAGAGAGGGAGTAACAAGAAAGTCAGTAGCAATAGCACTGATTCAACTATTCCCTAGACTATCTAACTCCATTCATCTAGAAGACTATCCTTAATATCAATATCGTATTGGTATCAGAGAATCGTTATGGAGTAGATAATTTATTAACGAGAGAAAACGAATGAAAGCGGGAATTAATATTGACGTGGTCGTAGCTACCGAAGCACATATACTATATGTAGAAGTTATCAATGATACTATCGAGAAAGCCTCAAAAGAGCGTGGAACGGGTATTGCAAAACGTACATATGAATATGTAGCCAATAAGATTTCGGAAGGCAAAGCAGTGATTGCACTTCATGGCAATGAGTTTGCAGGATTCTGCTACATTGAATCGTGGGGACACAATAAGTTTGTGGCCAATTCAGGTCTGATTGTATCTCCTGAATATCGAGGACATGGGCTAGCAAAACGAATCAAGAAGCGAGCCTTTGAACTTTCACGTCAAAAATTTCCTGATGCTAAAATATTTGGATTAACCACAGGACTTGCTGTGATGAAAATCAATTCAGAATTAGGTTATCGTCCCGTAACTTTTTCAGAGTTAACCGACGACCAAGCCTTTTGGGGTGGTTGTAAAAGTTGTGTTAACTACGACATTCTGGAACGTACAGAAAAAACCAAATGTTTATGTACTGGAATGCTCTTCGATCCTGTATGGGAAGAAGAGAAACAGAAGCAGGAAAGCAGATGGCAGCGATGGAAGTTATGGCTTAGAAATCGTAAGGACAGAATGGTCGCCTTTGCATTTACTGGAGTCCGTGTTGAGAATAATACCCGTTCTACAGTAAAATAGAGATAAAACTGTTTCAATATAGTATTGGTTATAAAATAGAAGCATAAAAATTTCTATGGTATAAGGGGATGTAGCCTAAGCAAGTGAGGCAAACAGGAATACTGTCTAAAATCGTTTGTCTTACAGAGGTAGGATACATCACCCAGCCTAGAAATCTCATCATATTTAAGATCAAAATCATCGTTTAATATACATACTCCAATGGAAAATAAGAAAGTAGTTTTGGCCTATAGTGGTGGATTAGACACCTCTTATTGTGCCATGTATCTAGCGAAAGAGAGAGGTTTAGAAGTTTATACTGCCTTAGCAAACACAGGAGGTTTCACCCAAGAAGAGTTAGTTGTCATTGAGAAGAAGGCACTTGCTATGGGAGTGAAAGCTCACGTTACACTAGACGTTACCCAAGAGTACTATGATAAAGGGATACGTTATATGGTTTATGGCAATGTGATGCGTAACAACACCTACCCTATCTCTGTTAGTTCAGAACGTATTTTCCAAGCCATGGCTATTGCACAATATGCCAATGAAATTGGAGCTAAATATATTGCTCATGGTAGCACTGGGGCTGGTAACGATCAGGTTCGTTTCGACTTAGCCTTCGAAGTTCTATCACCACAAATCGAAGTCATCACTCCTACACGTGACATGCAGTTGACCCGTGAATATGAGATCAACTACTTAAAAGAACATGGAGTAGATGCTGATTTCGAGAAGATGGAGTACTCGATCAATGCAGGCCTTTGGGGTACTAGTATCGGAGGAAAAGAGACTTTAACTTCGGATCAAACACTTCCGGAGTCGGCCTACCCAAAACAGGTAGAGAAGACCACTCCTGAGACGATGACTATTGGCTTTAACAAAGGAGAGATAAGTACTGTCAATGGTGTAGCTTATGACAATGCGATAGATGCCATTCGTAAAGTAGAAGAGATCGGTTCTGCATTTGGTATTGGACGTGATATGCACATTGGGGATACTATTATTGGAATTAAAGGTCGTGTTGGTTTCGAAGCAGCAGCTCCGATGTTAATCATCAAGGCACACGAGATGCTAGAGAAGCACACCTTGACCAAGTGGCAACAACATTGGAAAGATCAGCTAGGCAATTGGTACGGGATGTTTATGCATGAGTCGATGTACCTTGATCCCGTGATGCGTGATATTGAGAAGTTCTTAGAGAACACCCAACGTAATGTTACTGGGGAAGTATCGATCATGTTAAAACCAGAACACTTCACTCTAGTAGGTATTCAATCAGAGAATGACCTGATGCGCTCTAAGTTCGGCGAATATGGTGAAATGAATAAAGGCTGGAGTGCTGATGATGTCAAAGGATTCACAAAGATTCTTTCAAATCAACTTAAGATATACTACTCGGTGAACGAGGAGTAATACCAATTCAAAAACACATGTATTGGTTCATCCAATACTTAAATTTATCCTGAATAGAGGGACCCCGATAGTGGGTCCCTTAAGATAAATACAACCCAAAATTAAAAAATCACCTCTCTCATATATCGAGAGAAGGAAGCCTATAAATTAGAATACCATGGATCATAAAATAAGTGTTGGCATCGTTGGTGGCGCTGGCTATACAGCGGGAGAACTACTTCGTATTCTTCTTTTTCACCCATATGTTCAGATCACCCATATTCAAAGCGGAAGCTATGATGGCAAGTTGGTTACAGAGGTACACAAAGACCTTATTGGAGAAACCAACATTCGTTTCTCTGATATCGAAATGGATCATGTAGATACCATCTTTTTATGTATGGGACATGGCAAGTCGAAAGAGTATATGGAGAAGACAGATATCCCTAGTCATGTGAAGATCATCGACCTCTCTCACGACTATCGCTTGAAAGCCAAAGGAAACGACTTTGTTTATGGTCTTCCTGAATTAAACAGAGAAACCATTGCCCAAGCACAACATATTGCCAATCCAGGGTGTTTTGCCACTGGAATCCAACTGGCACTACTTCCATTAGCCAATGCCCAACTACTGAAAGACGATATTCATATCCAAGCCATCACAGGCTCTACGGGTGCAGGTCAAGCACCTTCAAGAACATCTCATTTCAGTTGGAGAAACAACAACCTATCTGTTTATAAAGCATTCTCACACCAACACTTAGGCGAAATTGGACAAAGCATCACTCAGCTACAGCCCGATTTCAATCACGATATCAACTTTATTCCACTAAGAGGCAATCATACACGAGGAATATTTGTGAGTGCTTACACCCAATACAGTGGTTCTTTGGAAGCTGCACAAGCATGTTACAAAAGCTACTATGCATCTCACCCTTTTGTTCATGTCGTGGAAGAGAATCCCGACTTGAAACAGGTGGTCAACACCAACAAAGCGCTGGTTTACCTAGAAGTACATCAAGGAAAGCTAATGATCCTTACATGTACCGACAATCTACTCAAAGGGGCTTCAGGACAAGCGGTACAAAATCTTAATATTTTATATGGACTAGATGAATTCACTGGT
It encodes:
- a CDS encoding GNAT family N-acetyltransferase, whose product is MKAGINIDVVVATEAHILYVEVINDTIEKASKERGTGIAKRTYEYVANKISEGKAVIALHGNEFAGFCYIESWGHNKFVANSGLIVSPEYRGHGLAKRIKKRAFELSRQKFPDAKIFGLTTGLAVMKINSELGYRPVTFSELTDDQAFWGGCKSCVNYDILERTEKTKCLCTGMLFDPVWEEEKQKQESRWQRWKLWLRNRKDRMVAFAFTGVRVENNTRSTVK
- a CDS encoding argininosuccinate synthase produces the protein MENKKVVLAYSGGLDTSYCAMYLAKERGLEVYTALANTGGFTQEELVVIEKKALAMGVKAHVTLDVTQEYYDKGIRYMVYGNVMRNNTYPISVSSERIFQAMAIAQYANEIGAKYIAHGSTGAGNDQVRFDLAFEVLSPQIEVITPTRDMQLTREYEINYLKEHGVDADFEKMEYSINAGLWGTSIGGKETLTSDQTLPESAYPKQVEKTTPETMTIGFNKGEISTVNGVAYDNAIDAIRKVEEIGSAFGIGRDMHIGDTIIGIKGRVGFEAAAPMLIIKAHEMLEKHTLTKWQQHWKDQLGNWYGMFMHESMYLDPVMRDIEKFLENTQRNVTGEVSIMLKPEHFTLVGIQSENDLMRSKFGEYGEMNKGWSADDVKGFTKILSNQLKIYYSVNEE
- the argC gene encoding N-acetyl-gamma-glutamyl-phosphate reductase, whose product is MDHKISVGIVGGAGYTAGELLRILLFHPYVQITHIQSGSYDGKLVTEVHKDLIGETNIRFSDIEMDHVDTIFLCMGHGKSKEYMEKTDIPSHVKIIDLSHDYRLKAKGNDFVYGLPELNRETIAQAQHIANPGCFATGIQLALLPLANAQLLKDDIHIQAITGSTGAGQAPSRTSHFSWRNNNLSVYKAFSHQHLGEIGQSITQLQPDFNHDINFIPLRGNHTRGIFVSAYTQYSGSLEAAQACYKSYYASHPFVHVVEENPDLKQVVNTNKALVYLEVHQGKLMILTCTDNLLKGASGQAVQNLNILYGLDEFTGLHLKPSVF